One part of the Saprospiraceae bacterium genome encodes these proteins:
- the asnB gene encoding asparagine synthase (glutamine-hydrolyzing) — MCGLTGIFHFDGREVSLELLKKMTSQLVHRGPDGEGYYNNGQIGLGHRRLSILDLSENGKQPMYSKDGKWVLVFNGCIYNYQTLKLSLQEKGHQFISTCDTEVICEGLASEGPDFIKKMDGMFAIAAWNIPQKKLWLSRDRFGVKPLYYFQHNRTLLFASEIKAFLVHPEFKVKVQAEALNEYFTFQNLFSFKTLFEGVYMIPPANTICIESNKELLHNSWWDYDFSNPDTKISMEDSIEETKRLLDCAVKKQMISDVPVGSYLSGGMDSGSISVLASQKVNRLYTFTAGFEMSEVFGNEVGFDERLDAEITANFIKSEHYEQVINAGDIKWSLPKVVWHLEDLKVGMSYPNYYISRLASKFVKVCLQGTGGDEIFGGYPWRYYRVFKSLNRSEYFQNYYGFWQRLVSDESKATLFQKRIQAEMDFESPRRIFERVFLFNSKLKYDTPEEHIQNSLYFESKTFLPGLLLVGDKLAMANGLEERFPFLDNELVNFAQKIPIRYKLGNLEHMKRIDENTAGNKRALYSEFDDGKNVLRQAMKDIIPEKIVNRKKQGFSSPDESWYRGENAAYVKDLLLGKNIACHEFIEPEFIKNIIHEHCDKRINHRLLIWSFLCFEWWCRIFLKGEHESGLKSG, encoded by the coding sequence ATGTGTGGATTAACGGGTATTTTTCATTTTGATGGGCGAGAAGTTTCTTTAGAACTTTTAAAGAAAATGACATCACAACTAGTGCATCGGGGACCAGATGGTGAAGGATATTATAATAATGGTCAAATCGGACTTGGTCATCGGAGACTTTCTATTTTAGATTTAAGTGAAAATGGAAAGCAACCTATGTATTCTAAAGATGGAAAATGGGTTTTGGTTTTCAATGGTTGCATCTACAATTATCAAACCTTAAAGCTTAGTTTGCAAGAAAAAGGCCATCAGTTTATAAGTACCTGCGATACCGAAGTAATCTGTGAAGGTTTGGCTTCGGAAGGACCCGATTTTATAAAGAAAATGGATGGTATGTTTGCAATTGCAGCATGGAATATTCCGCAAAAAAAATTATGGCTTTCAAGAGATCGTTTTGGGGTAAAGCCCTTGTATTATTTTCAACATAACAGAACCCTGCTTTTTGCATCCGAAATTAAAGCATTTTTAGTACATCCGGAATTTAAAGTGAAAGTGCAAGCAGAAGCCTTGAACGAATACTTTACCTTTCAAAACTTATTTTCATTTAAAACTTTATTTGAAGGCGTTTATATGATACCTCCTGCAAATACAATTTGCATTGAATCGAATAAAGAACTTTTACACAATTCCTGGTGGGATTATGATTTTTCAAATCCGGATACCAAAATTAGTATGGAAGATTCAATTGAAGAAACAAAGCGCTTATTGGATTGTGCCGTAAAAAAACAAATGATATCGGATGTTCCAGTGGGATCTTATTTAAGTGGTGGAATGGACAGTGGTTCCATAAGTGTATTGGCAAGTCAAAAAGTAAATCGTTTATATACGTTTACTGCTGGATTTGAAATGAGTGAAGTATTTGGCAATGAAGTAGGATTTGATGAACGACTAGATGCAGAAATTACCGCCAATTTTATAAAAAGCGAACATTACGAACAAGTCATCAATGCAGGTGATATTAAATGGAGTTTACCAAAAGTAGTTTGGCATCTTGAAGACCTAAAAGTTGGCATGAGTTATCCAAATTATTACATTAGTAGGTTGGCTTCTAAATTTGTAAAAGTTTGTTTACAAGGTACCGGTGGAGATGAGATTTTTGGAGGTTATCCCTGGAGATATTACAGAGTTTTTAAATCCTTAAATCGCTCTGAATATTTTCAAAACTATTATGGTTTTTGGCAACGATTGGTTTCAGATGAATCAAAAGCTACGCTTTTTCAAAAAAGAATTCAAGCAGAGATGGATTTTGAATCGCCCCGTCGCATTTTTGAACGGGTGTTTTTATTTAATTCAAAACTAAAATACGATACACCTGAAGAACATATTCAGAATAGCTTATATTTTGAAAGCAAAACATTTTTACCCGGATTATTATTGGTTGGTGATAAATTAGCAATGGCCAACGGACTTGAAGAACGCTTTCCTTTTTTAGACAATGAATTAGTAAATTTTGCGCAGAAAATTCCGATCCGTTATAAGCTTGGAAATTTGGAACATATGAAACGGATTGATGAAAATACAGCCGGCAATAAGCGCGCTTTATATAGTGAATTTGATGATGGTAAAAATGTTTTAAGACAGGCCATGAAAGATATAATACCAGAAAAAATTGTCAACCGCAAAAAACAAGGATTTAGTTCGCCGGATGAATCCTGGTATCGCGGAGAAAATGCAGCCTATGTAAAAGATTTATTACTCGGTAAGAATATTGCCTGTCATGAATTTATAGAGCCTGAATTTATAAAAAATATTATTCATGAACATTGTGATAAAAGAATTAATCATCGACTTTTGATATGGAGTTTTTTATGTTTTGAATGGTGGTGTCGAATTTTTTTAAAAGGAGAGCATGAGTCCGGTTTAAAAAGTGGCTAA
- a CDS encoding T9SS type A sorting domain-containing protein, with translation MVNQSFHSKLKLSIAFILLIGIVFGMQAQKHFDYNWLFGYGTGIPDSTNPFGGVIMSFQNGRISFIPQARLFEFNYQSNSFSKNTGELLYMSNGCSIADKDADILNGGDSISYGKVWPVACPKYLPSVQAGTFINFLNDSDQIIFLHTIIDTIGIEPKVNRKAILESKIDLRTNSVLSKNKIILYSRLIGHGFTSIPNKDYLSWWLIAPQKDVNRFWILLYTKNGIEKALDQQIGVKNDSISNGGGQGVFSPDGKKYAIYTRSNGLQVFDFDRSTGVLSNFHHYFLTYSQNVISGCSFSPNSRFVYISNPTEVLQVDLLEQNPSLSIDTVGVFDNFFDPYPTTYLQMALAPDCRIYISTYGGNRYLHVIMEPNKKGKECNLVNRGLKLPTRNSFAIPNFPHYRVDDPYPCDSTISFPLNTAVDNEYKFKDLDIIIYPNPVSTVLFIHDLKGKINSQFSLRLTDLNGKVLLTQQYNLIQEEIKIPIQGLQPGMFIIQIIDQKGNYWTDKFIKE, from the coding sequence ATGGTCAACCAAAGTTTTCATTCAAAATTAAAATTAAGCATAGCATTTATATTGCTAATTGGGATTGTGTTTGGAATGCAAGCCCAAAAGCATTTTGATTATAATTGGTTATTTGGTTATGGCACCGGGATACCAGATAGCACAAATCCATTTGGAGGAGTCATTATGTCATTTCAAAACGGTAGAATTAGCTTTATTCCTCAAGCGCGTTTATTTGAATTTAACTATCAATCAAATAGTTTTTCAAAAAATACAGGGGAACTATTATATATGTCTAATGGATGCTCAATTGCTGACAAAGATGCAGATATATTAAATGGAGGAGATTCTATCAGTTATGGCAAAGTTTGGCCTGTAGCTTGTCCAAAATATCTTCCTAGTGTTCAAGCAGGAACATTCATAAATTTTTTGAATGATTCGGATCAAATAATTTTTCTACATACAATAATAGACACCATCGGAATTGAACCTAAGGTAAATAGAAAGGCAATCCTTGAGTCAAAGATAGATTTGAGAACTAATTCGGTTTTATCAAAAAACAAAATAATTTTATATAGCAGATTGATTGGTCATGGATTTACTTCAATTCCAAACAAGGACTATTTATCTTGGTGGTTAATCGCACCTCAAAAAGATGTTAATCGTTTTTGGATTTTATTGTATACGAAAAATGGTATTGAAAAAGCATTGGATCAACAAATTGGAGTCAAAAATGATAGTATCTCAAACGGTGGGGGGCAAGGTGTTTTTTCACCAGATGGTAAAAAATATGCTATTTATACACGTTCAAATGGACTTCAAGTTTTCGATTTCGACAGAAGTACCGGTGTTCTAAGTAATTTTCATCATTATTTTTTAACTTATTCTCAAAATGTTATAAGTGGATGTTCCTTTTCTCCAAATTCACGTTTTGTATACATTAGTAATCCTACTGAAGTTTTACAAGTAGATCTTTTAGAACAAAATCCTAGTCTTTCAATAGATACTGTTGGAGTTTTTGATAACTTTTTTGATCCTTATCCTACTACTTATTTGCAAATGGCACTGGCACCAGATTGTAGAATATATATTTCAACCTACGGAGGCAATCGATATTTACATGTTATTATGGAACCTAATAAGAAAGGAAAAGAATGTAATTTAGTTAATCGTGGTTTAAAACTTCCAACACGCAATAGTTTTGCAATTCCTAATTTTCCTCATTATAGGGTAGATGATCCATATCCCTGTGATAGCACCATCTCGTTTCCACTTAATACGGCAGTTGACAATGAATATAAATTTAAAGACTTAGATATAATAATTTATCCAAATCCTGTAAGTACAGTTTTATTTATACACGACCTCAAAGGCAAAATTAATTCTCAATTTAGTTTGCGCCTAACAGATCTTAATGGAAAAGTTCTTTTAACTCAGCAATACAATTTAATCCAAGAAGAAATTAAAATTCCCATACAAGGTTTACAACCAGGCATGTTTATTATTCAAATAATAGACCAGAAAGGAAACTATTGGACTGATAAGTTTATAAAAGAATAA
- a CDS encoding T9SS type A sorting domain-containing protein: MKEEILIYLNPSNSSFKIFLIGAKENKIYSGKLIELNGKILKEFSLSNTYELPIFALDPGMFIISINHNPQWSTKVFIQN, encoded by the coding sequence TTGAAAGAAGAGATTTTAATTTATCTTAACCCTTCAAATAGTAGCTTTAAAATATTTTTAATTGGAGCCAAGGAAAATAAAATATATTCTGGAAAATTAATTGAACTGAATGGTAAAATTCTCAAAGAATTTAGTTTAAGTAATACGTACGAACTTCCTATATTTGCTTTAGATCCAGGGATGTTTATCATTTCGATTAATCATAATCCTCAATGGTCAACCAAAGTTTTCATTCAAAATTAA
- a CDS encoding GNAT family N-acetyltransferase codes for MLEVNFDPFPEITTDKLLLRKIVETDADILFRLRSNTTVMRYIDRPMAQDVNDVILLIDKVNESLINNEGITWAICLRNESSMIGTIGFWRFDFPNHRTEIGYMLLPEYHRQGIMDEAIKAIIHYGFKTLKIHSIEANVNIANTASRKILEKHHFVKEAHFRENYYYNGVFLDSIIYCLLESDYFS; via the coding sequence ATGCTAGAAGTAAACTTTGATCCATTTCCAGAAATTACCACGGATAAATTGTTGCTTAGAAAAATAGTAGAAACAGATGCTGATATACTATTCAGATTGCGATCCAATACTACTGTGATGCGTTATATTGATCGTCCAATGGCACAAGATGTAAATGATGTAATATTACTTATTGATAAAGTAAATGAATCTTTAATAAACAATGAGGGTATTACCTGGGCAATTTGTTTGAGAAACGAAAGCTCTATGATTGGAACTATAGGTTTTTGGAGATTTGATTTTCCAAACCATAGAACAGAAATCGGATACATGTTACTTCCGGAATATCATCGACAAGGAATTATGGATGAAGCCATCAAAGCAATTATCCATTATGGTTTTAAGACTTTGAAAATTCATTCTATTGAAGCAAATGTAAATATTGCAAATACAGCTTCCAGGAAAATTTTAGAAAAACATCATTTCGTAAAAGAAGCGCATTTTCGCGAAAATTATTATTATAATGGAGTATTTCTGGATTCTATAATTTATTGCCTTTTAGAATCGGATTATTTTAGCTAA
- a CDS encoding DNA-3-methyladenine glycosylase: MLLPKSYFQNQDVLFLAKDLLGKVLITNIEGQICSGIIVETEAYRAPDDKACHAYNNRKTERTKTMFLDGGHAYIYLCYGMHHLLNVVTATEGKAQAVLIRAIEPLDGIEQMKIRRKTPAFNLSLTKGPGNLTKAFGIDKRLNETKFYEAESAIQIYDENKHYSLEQIAISKRIGVDYAEECAHWLWRYYVKENPYVS; this comes from the coding sequence ATGTTGCTCCCTAAATCTTATTTTCAAAATCAGGATGTCTTGTTTTTAGCGAAAGACTTACTTGGTAAAGTTTTAATTACAAACATTGAAGGGCAAATCTGCAGCGGGATCATCGTTGAAACGGAAGCTTATAGAGCACCCGATGATAAAGCTTGTCATGCTTATAATAATCGAAAGACAGAACGCACGAAAACGATGTTTTTGGATGGAGGACATGCATATATCTATCTGTGTTATGGTATGCATCATTTATTGAATGTTGTTACTGCAACGGAAGGGAAAGCGCAGGCTGTATTAATTCGTGCGATCGAACCTTTGGATGGAATAGAACAAATGAAAATTCGCAGAAAAACCCCGGCGTTTAATTTAAGCTTAACAAAAGGACCTGGAAACCTTACAAAAGCATTTGGAATCGATAAACGCCTCAATGAAACCAAATTTTATGAAGCTGAAAGTGCAATTCAAATCTATGATGAAAACAAACACTATAGTTTAGAGCAAATTGCTATTTCAAAACGAATTGGTGTAGATTATGCAGAAGAATGTGCACACTGGCTCTGGCGGTACTATGTAAAAGAGAATCCGTATGTGAGTTAA
- the rsfS gene encoding ribosome silencing factor, with protein MPRTKANTAPLAKKNSEFLALVIDSIQDIKGKNIVQLDLRHLPDAPASFFVICEGESSTQIKAIAGNLERRVKEETGELAHSEGQIGARWVLVDFFDVVVHIFDKDTRKYYELEDLWSDAKFTEYKNI; from the coding sequence TTGCCACGTACAAAAGCAAACACTGCCCCTTTAGCCAAAAAAAATTCGGAATTCTTAGCACTTGTCATCGACAGTATCCAGGATATCAAAGGTAAAAATATAGTCCAACTTGACTTAAGGCATTTACCAGATGCACCCGCTAGTTTTTTCGTCATCTGTGAAGGTGAAAGCAGCACACAAATTAAAGCTATCGCTGGAAATTTAGAGCGAAGAGTTAAAGAAGAAACAGGTGAATTAGCACATTCTGAAGGCCAAATAGGCGCTCGTTGGGTATTAGTTGATTTTTTTGATGTAGTCGTACATATATTCGATAAGGATACCAGGAAATACTATGAACTGGAGGATTTATGGAGTGATGCGAAGTTTACAGAATATAAGAATATCTAA
- a CDS encoding biotin--[acetyl-CoA-carboxylase] ligase — protein MDFDFPYLYLPETESTNQLAIDMISKTNPADGFMLITDYQTAGRGQYGRIWQSKAGKNLLVSFIFYPKNIPINKIFRLNLAASLAIIRCLKTFDIAELSIKWPNDIYIQNQKIAGILIQNILKASEIQAAVIGIGLNVNQEYFSTELSASSLQNILGKEMDIKKIASDIRAQLLTLLKTRSTEDWSLLLAEYNEVLYKKNKKHVFNTAAINPMLASIQYVTEDGKIHLLTENQEIISFTFGELNYK, from the coding sequence ATGGATTTTGATTTTCCATATCTCTACTTACCAGAAACAGAATCAACCAATCAACTGGCTATAGATATGATATCAAAAACCAATCCAGCTGATGGTTTTATGCTAATAACTGACTATCAGACAGCAGGAAGGGGACAATATGGCAGAATTTGGCAAAGTAAAGCCGGAAAAAACTTATTAGTCAGTTTCATTTTCTACCCTAAAAACATCCCAATAAATAAGATATTCCGATTAAATCTTGCGGCAAGTCTTGCTATTATCCGTTGCCTAAAGACTTTTGATATAGCCGAATTAAGCATAAAATGGCCCAATGATATTTATATCCAGAATCAAAAAATAGCAGGTATCCTGATTCAAAATATTTTGAAAGCTTCAGAAATACAAGCTGCTGTAATCGGTATTGGCTTAAATGTAAATCAAGAATACTTTTCAACAGAACTTTCTGCAAGCTCACTTCAGAATATCCTGGGAAAAGAAATGGATATCAAAAAAATAGCATCCGACATCAGAGCGCAGTTGCTAACTTTATTAAAAACAAGGAGTACAGAAGACTGGAGCTTATTATTAGCAGAATACAATGAGGTGCTTTATAAAAAAAATAAAAAACACGTATTTAATACGGCTGCTATAAATCCAATGCTTGCAAGTATACAATATGTTACAGAAGATGGAAAAATCCATTTGTTAACTGAAAATCAAGAAATCATTTCTTTTACATTTGGGGAATTAAATTACAAATAA
- a CDS encoding antibiotic biosynthesis monooxygenase, giving the protein MESNAGYYAVIFTSVLSEDTAGYQEMSQRMLELAMQQEGYLGHETARSEIGITISYWKSLEAIKIWKQNEEHLFAQAQGRKRWYQSYHLKICKVEREYSFNNNF; this is encoded by the coding sequence ATGGAATCAAATGCAGGCTATTATGCGGTTATTTTTACCAGTGTTTTATCAGAAGACACTGCCGGTTATCAGGAAATGTCACAACGAATGCTTGAATTGGCAATGCAGCAGGAAGGGTATTTAGGACACGAAACAGCGCGTTCTGAAATCGGCATCACCATAAGTTATTGGAAGAGTTTGGAAGCCATAAAAATTTGGAAACAAAATGAAGAACATCTTTTTGCTCAAGCACAAGGTAGAAAACGCTGGTATCAATCCTATCATTTAAAAATTTGTAAAGTGGAACGGGAATATAGTTTTAACAATAACTTCTAA
- a CDS encoding MFS transporter: MNAEQKPLSKSIFSIPVLVAALGYFVDIYDLQLFNIVGKESLEKGLKLAPEAIAQYDYQLFLWQMGGMLLGGIVFGILGDKLGRKSVLFSSILIYSLANIANAFVTDIHQYQIVRLIAGFGLSGELGAAITLISEIIDKERRGWGTMIVVSAGALGAVAGNLIAKQTDWQVSYIVGGVLGLVLLAFRVGTFESGMFDRLKTKAIQKGNFFMLFRERSTFIKYMCCIMVGLPVWFVIGILVKFSGKYAMYLGIEGPISTGDAIMYSYIGLSIGDLASGWLSQVWRSRRKVVFTYLIFTCILTVIYLYARGISVTAFYFLSFGLGFATGFWALFVSIASEQFGTNIRATVTTTVPNFVRGAVIPITLSFNYLLNLYEIQTATWIVGGVCLFLSGISTYILKETFAKDLDYYETS; the protein is encoded by the coding sequence ATGAATGCAGAACAAAAACCACTTTCAAAATCTATTTTTTCGATTCCAGTCCTCGTAGCAGCATTAGGCTATTTTGTAGATATTTATGATTTACAATTATTTAATATTGTTGGAAAAGAATCTTTAGAAAAAGGTTTAAAATTAGCCCCCGAAGCCATTGCACAATATGACTATCAATTATTTCTCTGGCAGATGGGTGGCATGTTGTTGGGTGGAATTGTATTTGGAATTTTGGGTGATAAATTAGGTCGAAAATCCGTTTTGTTTTCTTCTATTTTAATTTATTCATTAGCCAATATTGCAAATGCTTTTGTAACGGATATTCATCAATACCAAATAGTGCGTTTAATCGCAGGCTTTGGATTAAGTGGAGAACTCGGAGCTGCGATTACTTTAATTTCTGAAATTATCGATAAAGAACGCCGCGGATGGGGTACTATGATCGTTGTATCGGCCGGTGCTTTGGGTGCTGTTGCCGGAAACTTAATTGCAAAGCAAACAGATTGGCAGGTATCGTATATCGTAGGGGGCGTTTTAGGTTTAGTTTTATTAGCATTTCGCGTAGGCACTTTTGAAAGTGGCATGTTTGATCGATTAAAAACGAAAGCAATTCAAAAAGGAAACTTTTTTATGTTGTTTCGGGAGCGATCGACCTTTATAAAATATATGTGTTGCATTATGGTTGGACTTCCGGTTTGGTTTGTCATAGGAATTCTGGTAAAATTTTCAGGAAAATATGCAATGTATTTAGGAATCGAAGGTCCGATTTCAACGGGCGATGCGATTATGTATTCTTATATTGGATTGTCCATTGGAGATCTGGCTAGTGGCTGGTTAAGTCAGGTGTGGAGAAGCAGAAGAAAAGTGGTATTTACCTATTTAATATTCACTTGTATACTTACCGTCATTTATTTATATGCAAGAGGCATCAGTGTCACGGCATTTTATTTTTTAAGTTTTGGTTTAGGATTTGCTACTGGCTTTTGGGCATTATTTGTAAGTATCGCTTCTGAACAATTTGGAACCAATATCAGAGCTACGGTAACGACCACAGTGCCTAATTTTGTTCGGGGTGCTGTTATTCCAATTACCTTATCCTTTAATTATTTATTGAATTTGTATGAAATTCAAACTGCTACCTGGATTGTTGGAGGTGTATGTTTATTTTTAAGTGGTATTTCTACCTATATATTAAAAGAAACTTTTGCAAAAGATCTGGATTATTATGAGACCAGTTAG
- a CDS encoding SDR family oxidoreductase gives MSEDKIQPALLSAEHVEQCISLLQYLCEHGDQLVNIPEDQQIALMKAAGLFSRPDRKELKKRNKGLNKHINQKIQAHNKEAKASSGIRKVRTESIFIAPQQLAAETLQNQSEKQYLSSPRNCYICKAEYQEIHHFYDAMCISCGDYNYAKRFQHCDLRNQVALITGSRLKIGFHAALKMLRSGATVIATTRFPIDSAIRYSKETDFEEWKDRLHIYGLDLRHIPSVELFCSHILNHFSRLDILINNAAQTVRRPPGFFSYLMELETTPLERLPMAAQTILQNYKNIVDQIKQINVEERGLQNLPASWEIREPGIGISASAALSQIPYKFDNTNDGKQLFPTGQLDADLQQVDLRKTNSWRLKLGEIETPEMIEVQLVNAIAPFVLNNRLIALMKREYTGQKHIVNVTAMEGKFYRFTKSSRHPHTNMAKAALNMMTHTAAPELAKEGIYMNAVDTGWVTDEDPFELAQLKTELHDFQPPLDIVDGAARICDPFIDGIITGKHWCGKFLKDYMPIDW, from the coding sequence GTGTCTGAAGATAAAATACAGCCTGCTTTATTGTCTGCCGAACATGTTGAGCAGTGTATTTCTTTACTGCAATATTTATGTGAACATGGAGATCAATTGGTAAACATACCAGAAGATCAACAGATCGCATTGATGAAAGCTGCAGGTTTATTTTCAAGACCAGATCGCAAGGAACTTAAAAAGAGAAATAAAGGATTAAATAAACATATAAATCAGAAAATACAAGCCCATAATAAAGAAGCGAAAGCGAGCAGTGGAATTCGAAAAGTGCGAACAGAATCTATCTTTATTGCACCCCAACAATTGGCAGCAGAAACATTGCAGAATCAATCGGAAAAACAATATTTGAGTTCGCCCAGAAATTGTTATATCTGTAAAGCCGAATACCAGGAGATACATCATTTTTATGATGCGATGTGTATTTCTTGTGGCGATTATAATTATGCCAAACGATTTCAACATTGTGATTTGCGAAATCAGGTAGCATTAATTACGGGTTCCAGATTAAAAATAGGATTTCATGCCGCATTAAAAATGTTGCGTTCCGGAGCCACTGTAATTGCGACTACCCGATTTCCGATTGATTCTGCTATACGATATTCAAAAGAAACAGATTTTGAAGAATGGAAAGACAGATTGCATATTTATGGTTTGGATTTGCGACATATCCCAAGTGTTGAATTATTTTGTTCGCATATTTTAAATCATTTTTCCAGACTAGATATACTTATAAATAATGCAGCACAAACAGTGCGAAGGCCACCTGGATTTTTTAGTTATCTGATGGAATTAGAAACAACCCCATTAGAGCGATTGCCAATGGCAGCACAAACGATACTTCAGAATTATAAAAATATTGTCGATCAGATCAAACAAATTAATGTTGAAGAGCGGGGTCTTCAAAATTTGCCGGCATCCTGGGAAATCAGAGAACCCGGTATAGGAATTAGTGCTTCGGCGGCATTATCGCAGATCCCATATAAATTTGACAATACCAATGATGGAAAGCAATTATTTCCGACTGGACAGTTGGATGCAGATTTGCAGCAAGTTGATTTAAGAAAAACCAATAGTTGGCGATTAAAATTAGGAGAAATAGAAACGCCGGAAATGATTGAAGTTCAATTGGTAAATGCTATTGCGCCTTTTGTTTTAAACAACCGTTTAATTGCTTTAATGAAGCGGGAGTATACAGGACAAAAGCATATTGTAAATGTAACGGCGATGGAAGGTAAATTTTATCGGTTTACTAAATCTTCGAGACATCCGCATACGAATATGGCAAAAGCTGCTCTTAATATGATGACGCATACAGCTGCTCCCGAGCTAGCAAAAGAAGGAATTTATATGAATGCTGTAGATACTGGTTGGGTAACCGATGAAGATCCATTTGAACTAGCACAATTAAAAACCGAACTACATGATTTTCAACCCCCTTTGGATATTGTAGATGGTGCTGCCAGAATTTGTGATCCTTTTATTGATGGAATTATAACCGGGAAACACTGGTGTGGTAAATTTTTAAAAGATTATATGCCAATTGATTGGTGA
- a CDS encoding AI-2E family transporter → MAKSGNLGAYPEVKYQVTIITKDNLENLGKWGVQELRLVLGATFNSIVTVVVMYFILFFMLISTLQIEKNLYNWIPLSDGNSRLLKKHLNNLIYSNAIGIPLVGLFQGLVALIGYWIVGVDEPIIWFVATCIAAIIPIVGSMVIYIPLSIVLFTQGAIWQSVFLFLYGFLIIGSVDNFFRFWLQRKIGDTHPLITVFGVIIGLNLFGFIGLIFGPILISLFLVLISLYSKEFNLEAEHTPTSNNSD, encoded by the coding sequence ATGGCAAAGTCTGGAAACCTGGGTGCATACCCGGAAGTTAAATATCAGGTAACAATTATTACAAAAGACAATTTAGAAAACTTAGGAAAATGGGGTGTCCAGGAGTTGCGTTTGGTATTAGGAGCAACCTTTAATAGTATTGTCACGGTGGTGGTGATGTATTTTATCTTATTTTTTATGTTGATTTCTACCCTTCAGATTGAAAAAAATCTTTATAACTGGATACCCTTGAGTGATGGCAATTCAAGGTTATTAAAAAAGCATTTAAATAATTTAATTTATTCAAATGCGATTGGCATTCCTCTGGTCGGATTATTTCAGGGATTGGTGGCCTTGATTGGATATTGGATAGTAGGTGTAGACGAACCCATTATTTGGTTTGTAGCAACCTGTATTGCGGCCATTATTCCCATTGTAGGATCTATGGTAATTTATATTCCATTATCCATCGTATTATTTACGCAGGGCGCCATCTGGCAATCTGTTTTTTTATTTTTATATGGATTTTTAATTATCGGATCGGTGGATAATTTCTTTCGCTTTTGGTTACAGCGCAAAATTGGAGATACCCATCCTTTGATTACTGTTTTTGGAGTTATCATTGGCTTAAATCTCTTTGGTTTTATCGGATTAATCTTTGGGCCAATTTTAATCTCCTTATTTCTCGTTCTGATTAGTTTGTATTCAAAGGAGTTTAATTTAGAAGCTGAACATACTCCCACTTCAAATAATTCAGATTAA